A genomic segment from Bombus affinis isolate iyBomAffi1 chromosome 13, iyBomAffi1.2, whole genome shotgun sequence encodes:
- the LOC126922960 gene encoding synaptobrevin-1-like has translation MDGSGNSRDGEAGVPRNSQPPSTKKLQQTQATVDEVVGIMKVNVEKVLERDQKLSELENRADALQQGATQFEQQAGKLKRKYWWKNLKMMIIIGIICVIILIIIIVSTVSGSSDNSSSN, from the exons ATGGACGGCAGTGGCAATTCCAGAGATGGAGAGGCAGGTGTTCCTCGTAATTCTCAGCCACCTTCCACTAAAAAGCTGCAACAAACACAAGCAACCGTGGATGAGGTTGTGGGGATAATGAAAGTAAATGTGGAGAAAGTATTAGAAAGAGATCAAAAGCTATCGGAATTAGAGAATCGTGCTGATGCTCTGCAACAGGGAGCGACCCAATTTGAACAGCAGGcaggaaaattaaaaagaaaatattggtGGAAAAATCTTAAAATGATGATCATCATTGGTATCATCTGCGTGATTATTCTTATCATTATCATTG TTTCAACTGTATCAGGCTCATCTGACAATTCCTCTTCTAACTGA